The genomic region AATAACAATCCAGCAGCGGAGGGGTTTTCCATGACTCCGACTCCACCGAGCGTGAATGTGAGCCGGGTCAGGTGGAGACTGGCGGGCAGGAGACGGTGGGAAGCAGTTTCCTCAGGAATTAAATGTCTCTGAACGCTCTGTTCACACTGGCTTTGGTCACTGACAAGTCTCCTTCATTTTCATGTGGAGGTCATTGATGGTGAGGTCACCAGGTGAGGCAGCAGTGATGGCTCCCACCAGAGGGAATCGGGCTGATCTGCCTTCAGCCTTGGTGAGGATTCGGCTTTTCATTCACTAAGTATTCCCAAAGTCCGTAGTCAGAGCTCCAGACATGAATAGGAGTTTGTTTTGGACCTTCCTTCTCCCGAccagtgtgcgcgcgcgcgcacacacacacacacacacacacacacacacacacacacacacacacacacacacacacacacacacacacacacacacacagtctgaggGAAGAGTGGAGACATCTGGACTTTTCTGTAAGGCTTCCATGTTACACCATCGTCTGCTGACACGTGGCAGAAACACAAGGACGTCGTCTGTTCTTCTAACTTCACATTTGTTTACCACAGAATagtaaaataaatcaaactttACATGGTAAAAAGACCTTTTTAAGCTCTTTGTGAAGCTCTTTTACAAAAGTACATGAAAAACTTTAGATTTTGTATAGAATTTTCAGATCTTACCTTTTATTTTGTGTTATTACGTATTAAATTATAAACTTGACATGGAAAACTGGTTAATAAATTAAAGGTTATTCATGATCATCAAGGTTAATCTTTCGGTTTCCATTTCAGCTTTGCCAAAATGTTACTTGTTACTTAAAACGTGGAgttctgttcatatttttaatGGACAGAACTTCCAGCTGATGTCCTGTTGGCCTCGTCCAGCCAGGAGCTTCAGCTTGTCCTGGGACGGTTGGCAGCCGAGGGTGAAGTGGCTGAGGGATGAGATTCAGCACCTCCGAGTCAGAGGTCAAGGTTCTGGACTTGAGGAGTTCAAGGCCCTCAGGGTGGGGTTAAAGTGGGAGTGGGACAAAGGTGACGGGTAGATCGGTGCTGGGCGCTCCCTTTGAGACAGGGTGGGACGCTCAGTAGGTGCTTCCTAGGGAGGCGTTCCAGGCGAGGACGGCCCAGGACACGCTGGGGACACTATGTCCCTCagctggtctgggaacgcctcaGAATCCTCCCggaagagctggaggatttGCAGCGAGGGACGTCTGGGCTTAGACTGCTTCCGGTGCGACCCAGCCCCGGAAAAGCAGATGAATAAGAATGAGAATCGGAATTATTGACTTTAGATGAAACTTGAAGGGCTGGAAAGATGCTTTAGAGTGAAGTAAATATTTTCATGCTTTTGGGAGATTATTCTGAACTTTTTTCTGAGTAAAGCTAGTATGAGAATCAAGCCATGGCTAACCTGGGACATGTGCCAGCCCATAGTTTTTATACCTACATTAGAGTCAAGAGTAGTCAGTTTGAAGACTTGGGACAAAAAGTTAAGATATGAATTATGGTTTTAGCTAAGGAAAATGACTGTGGAGACCCCAAAGAGTTagaaaacctgtgtgtgtgtgtgtgtgtgtgagtgtgagagcataaaaaacaaaaatactgTCATATATTGAGGTTTACACTCCAGTTCACTCCTCTCTGGGGAATGTTCCATTCTTTTTCCAGTTAAATTGAATTCTTTTCCGcagtgtttatttgtgtctgtGCCACCAGAGAACAAACGGCTGATTTAATTACCAAAAACAAACGGTAACAATTCAACTTTTTGACAAGAAATTGTAACCATCTGTGCAACATTGTTTattgtgttgatgatgatgatgatgggagtgAGGAATGCCTAGTTCTAGTCCAGAAGTTCACCATTGAAGGAGTATTCAACTGAATCATGTGATTAACGCACTGTGATACGTTGCTTATGAAAACCACTTATgacagtggagcagatcagtTTTAAAATTTTATTAGAAACTTTCCATGTACACACGCAGCAAACTTAACCGAAGAAGCCAACTTTCTGTTGCTTCTTTCCCAAACTCTCCTCCTGCTCGAGAAGCTTCATGAGTGGAGCATGAAGAGCCTTCCCGACTCGTTTACCTGCCTGGAAATGGGAAAAGCATTTGGTGTGACACCTCATACGTTCGTACAAAACAGTTtaatgaaaagcagaaaatgttaGGAAATGAACTGAGGGCGATTGCGTAATAACTGGACATCTACAGTATCTGTCAAGAGGAGTAAACCAAGAGCAACTGTCATTGGCCACATTCTTCCACTAACTTTTATCCACCACAGCTGCTTATTTTTGGCTTTTGTTGGTGCTCACACCATTTAATGTCTAAGGCATTATTTCTGCAGAACTTAAACAAATTCACAGGTTTACGATTCTCTTAACACAAAATAGTCCAATTTGTGCTGGAAAGACACACAAAAAGGTTGATTTAACACTTCATACCTGTGCATTTTAGCTAAAGCTATATTAATGtttaatgtaaaaatgaaaaaaatcaaattccagcagctccagtgagGAGGCCCTGACAGAGGGACTCACCTCTGTCATTTCAAAGATGCTCTCCGGATCAAGGCTGCCCCCTCCCACCTTACGTGTGCAGGTGACCGTGCCCTTGTGTGTGACAGACATGATGAGGCTCGCCACAGAGCACGCCTTCTCCTGCAGAGTGGCATCAACGATGTGGCGGTGGCCCACCTACGGAGAAACGAGATGGCTTGTGAGTGTGCGTGTTGCCTCTGTGTTATGGCGGGTGTAAAAACAGCAGAGCTTACTTTGCACAGCGTCACTATACAAGGGACATTCTCTACGTTAAGCCTCATGCAGTCATACGGGTCATCCGACAGCTCTAtgtcttttcctccttcatcaTCAGATGATATGAAAACTTTGGGGATTCTGTCAAGAAAAGTGTCACAAGAATAGCTGTCAGATATAACGTGAATCAGCGGATCCATTCAAGCCAAATCAACTCTTACTTTGTGTTGAAAAGAGCGGCCTTGATAGCGATCGACATGGCATCGTAAAGATTTCCATCACACTGCAGGAGCTGTGGAAAAATGTTCATGTGAGACTTCATGATTGGATCTGAAACCTACATATCCAATAGCCCAACTGTTTCAGTCAGCCAGAAGCATCTGGACTCGCTCACCAGCACATCAACATACAGCACCCAGCAGTGTTCTCCTGGACTGATGCAGAGCCTCTTCAGGTCGATGCTGTGTTTGTTATTAAAGACTCGGTACAGGGTGTTACTTAGCTCTGTGCCcagctcttcacctcctctgcccTCAAACTCAGGAGTTGCATTTGCTGAACTAGAAATTAGAAATAGAATAAACAGGTGATGTGACAAGAATCATCTGTTAGAGTAAGATGATTTTAAATATGCTATATTCAAATATAGTAAATACATGTTAGGCACAACACCACCACCTAGTGGCAGTTCATAAAAGCACTAGAATATCCAAAGTTAAAAAGGTCTAATCAACATACCCACCAATCAACAAAGAACTCCAAGTAACCTTCGTTTGGTACCATGGGCCTTGGTTTCCCTATTTCGGTCTTAATCCCTACTAGAACGACAGTATGTCCCTAAAAAGAACACAAAAGCCTTGTAAAAGTCATCCTGTAAAAGCATTTACAACAATAATGGATTTAATGTTGGACAGAAGGAGGCTACACATTTGGAAGTGATGTTTGTGGGTAAGGAGATATTTCGGAGCGTCTGTGTCAACGGGATGTATGGCACTTAAGCCAATAATATTGCTTTTAATATACTGTACTTACCAGTGTGACTTTGGCAGAGCCGTCAGTGTTGGAAACCACGTCCGTCTCTATCTCCATGTGTCTGTAATCCTCACAGCCTCGGCCATCAACCCTTAAGTCATCCTAAGAGCAAGAATCATGTCAACAATGCTTCAGTTAGCAGAAGCTAGCATAGCGAGCGAATAGCACGTCAAAATCAGTAAACGCTGCTTTAGAGATCCAGAGGACCAAATGCGAATTAAACTTCAAATGATAAAATTTAAAAACCTTACCCGTATACCATGCAAAATGTAAACTTTTTCAGCTTCACTGACTTCTACTGCTGCCATCATGTAAAATCGGTCGGAATCATGTGTTTGTGCCGCAGAACTACGTCATCAAAAGGCGACGACCCATGTCTGAACGCTtccggatttttttttttttacaaatgtaaTTTCACAAAAAAATACAGTAGAAGCATGGTTTGGGCCGAGTTACAAAATGGGTAAAAGGGACTCATTCCATGTATCCACCTTTTCAGTTAAATGCAGTTATTTTTCACGACTGAAGCCCTGACATTTAACATTTCGATCGAAGTGTTAAGCTACGCACGAATGGCTAACTTGAACATAATCATATCAACTTTTTTCGAATCTAAATCTCATTCCTTAAAGAAGCCATTTGTAAAAATAATAGTAAGGATGTTTGGAGAAATCAAGTTTGTCTCCCAAAACAATCAGCTAACCAGCCCATGATGCTTTAAATGCGGTTGTCCAATATTTATAGTGATTTATATGAGCTGAGCCTGGGAGAAAGTGCTCCTGACAGACAGCGAACAGGGAACAGCGGGATCTCGGACTTCCTTGTTTGCGCCGTGTGTTGTTCCACCGACGGCTGAGATCAGCACCCAGAGAAAAGCCTGCTGAAATAAGGCAGAACTGTGCTGCATGACCCGGTCGGGCTACAGAGTCCACGAACAAACTGACAAATTTAGTGTCGTCGAAACCGAGGCGAGGGTGAAAGCGGAGCCGAGCCCCGCAGACCGGGGAGGCTAGCTGGGATCGCGCTAACCGACCGAGAGGCGGGTTTGCtcgtcattttcttttcttttcttttttaaatttaaacctACGCGTACAGGACCGAAAGGAACTTTGTCTACCGATCAGGATACTACGAGGTATGTTATAATTAAAGTAGCCCGAGAGTCTAGATGCAGACTTGAGATCCAGTTTTCCCATTCAGTTGCCacatttacttcctgttttatttctgcCAGTTTATTAATATTAGATCACTAAAACACCACCGTCTAATCCAAGAAAATATAATGGTAATTTTAGACATTTAAATGTAACTAAACTCATAACACTTGACCGGTTCTTTTAGCAATATTATCGTTTTTGGTGATAGCATCGTTTTATTGAACGAGTAAAATCGGTCTCCACAGCTGAGGTGGGTCCCGGTCCGGGTCCAGGTCCGGGACTATGGTCGTTATTCATCAGATCATTTATTGGCACTGTTCCTTTAGGAAGTGTGAAGGGATGTTTCCTGGCAGATGTCAATTTTCAGCTTTTGCAAAAcggtcatctgtgtgtgtgcgtgtgcgtgtgcgtgtgtgtgtgtgtgtgt from Takifugu rubripes chromosome 12, fTakRub1.2, whole genome shotgun sequence harbors:
- the exosc7 gene encoding exosome complex component RRP42, which produces MMAAVEVSEAEKVYILHGIRDDLRVDGRGCEDYRHMEIETDVVSNTDGSAKVTLGHTVVLVGIKTEIGKPRPMVPNEGYLEFFVDCSANATPEFEGRGGEELGTELSNTLYRVFNNKHSIDLKRLCISPGEHCWVLYVDVLLLQCDGNLYDAMSIAIKAALFNTKIPKVFISSDDEGGKDIELSDDPYDCMRLNVENVPCIVTLCKVGHRHIVDATLQEKACSVASLIMSVTHKGTVTCTRKVGGGSLDPESIFEMTEAGKRVGKALHAPLMKLLEQEESLGKKQQKVGFFG